One genomic segment of Candidatus Nealsonbacteria bacterium CG07_land_8_20_14_0_80_39_13 includes these proteins:
- the tpiA gene encoding triose-phosphate isomerase (Reversibly isomerizes the ketone sugar dihydroxyacetone phosphate to the aldehyde sugar glyceraldehyde-3-phosphate), producing the protein MKYLIVANWKMNPASLDEAKRIFNSVSSGLRKVSAKGRSRFSGKNAEVVICPPFIYLQAATEGGGGFAIGSQTCFSKDEGAFTGEISAKMLKNFGCEYVIIGHSERRVILKETDHIINKKIKGALKSGLKPILCIDKLSQVKKGIEGLSQGQSQKIILAFEPISAIGTGEPYDISDAKKMNNLFKKNFPKNILLYGGSVGSKNAKDYIEAGFNGLLVGGASLNPKEFIQIVNNLNI; encoded by the coding sequence ATGAAATATCTGATTGTAGCCAATTGGAAGATGAATCCGGCAAGCTTGGATGAAGCTAAGCGAATTTTTAATTCAGTGAGTTCGGGATTAAGAAAGGTGTCGGCCAAAGGCCGATCCCGCTTCAGCGGGAAAAACGCAGAGGTTGTGATTTGTCCTCCCTTTATTTACTTGCAGGCCGCAACCGAAGGCGGAGGAGGGTTTGCTATCGGTTCGCAGACGTGTTTTTCAAAAGACGAAGGCGCTTTTACAGGCGAAATTTCAGCGAAAATGTTGAAAAATTTCGGATGTGAATATGTGATTATCGGTCATTCGGAGAGAAGGGTAATTCTTAAAGAAACTGACCATATAATAAATAAAAAAATTAAAGGAGCTTTAAAAAGCGGATTGAAGCCGATTTTATGCATTGACAAGTTATCTCAAGTTAAAAAAGGAATTGAGGGACTTTCTCAAGGGCAATCCCAAAAGATAATTTTAGCTTTTGAACCGATTAGCGCCATCGGCACAGGCGAGCCGTATGATATCTCTGATGCAAAAAAAATGAATAATTTGTTTAAGAAGAATTTTCCTAAGAACATTTTGCTTTACGGCGGAAGCGTTGGTTCTAAAAATGCAAAGGATTATATTGAGGCGGGATTTAACGGGCTTTTAGTCGGTGGCGCTTCTCTAAATCCAAAAGAATTTATTCAGATAGTGAATAATTTGAATATATGA
- a CDS encoding alanine--tRNA ligase → MKLFEVREKYLKFFQERGHKIIPSSSLIPENDPTTLFTGSGMQPLVPYLLGEQHPQGMRLADSQKSFRAEDIEEIGDNRHTTFFEMLGNWSLGDYFKEEQIQWIFEFLTKEIGLNPKNLYVTVFKGNEEFNLPKDEESADIWKRMFSSVGIEAGADRIFYYSEKKNWWSRPGVPSKMPIGEPGGPNSEVFWDFGVDLKIHESSPYKDEACHPNCDCGRFLEIGNNVFMKYKKTKDGFEDLPKKNVDFGGGLERITAVSNNNPDVFLADLFEIPISIIEKVSNKKYDESEKTIKAFRVILDHIRASVFLISDGAVPSNKDQGYFTRRLVRRAICFGNDIGILSDICAEVGRSFIEEYKEIYPELEKNKEAILKELTGEEDKFKITLEKGLKKFNEMLGKNGSEEISSHDVFDLYQTYGFPFEMTKELAKEKGIIVSDEDFKKWIEEHQEVSRKGAEKKFKGGLADSGEETRRLHTATHLLQSALRRVLGEGIFQKGSNITSERLRFDFSYGEKMTEERIKEVERIVNEWIKQDIEVVCEELSYESAKEKGATGLFEDKYSDIVKVYSIGDASCEICGGPHAKRTSELGIFKIIKEESSSSGIRRIKAIISK, encoded by the coding sequence ATGAAATTGTTTGAGGTCAGGGAAAAATATCTAAAATTTTTTCAGGAAAGAGGGCACAAAATTATTCCTTCCAGCTCTTTGATTCCGGAAAACGACCCAACCACTCTTTTTACCGGTTCAGGCATGCAGCCATTGGTTCCTTATCTTCTTGGAGAACAGCATCCGCAGGGGATGCGCTTGGCTGATTCGCAGAAAAGTTTTCGGGCTGAAGACATAGAGGAAATAGGAGATAATCGGCATACTACATTTTTTGAAATGCTGGGTAACTGGAGTTTGGGAGATTATTTTAAGGAAGAGCAGATTCAGTGGATTTTTGAATTTTTGACTAAAGAAATCGGGCTTAATCCTAAAAATTTATACGTAACGGTTTTTAAAGGAAACGAAGAATTTAATTTGCCCAAGGACGAAGAGTCAGCCGACATTTGGAAAAGAATGTTTTCTTCGGTTGGAATAGAGGCCGGGGCAGACAGGATTTTTTATTATTCTGAAAAAAAGAATTGGTGGTCGCGTCCGGGCGTTCCCTCAAAAATGCCTATAGGCGAACCCGGAGGACCCAATTCAGAAGTATTCTGGGATTTTGGAGTTGACTTAAAGATTCATGAAAGCTCTCCCTATAAAGACGAAGCTTGCCATCCGAATTGCGATTGCGGAAGATTTTTAGAGATAGGGAATAATGTTTTTATGAAATATAAAAAAACAAAAGATGGGTTTGAAGATTTGCCTAAAAAAAATGTTGATTTTGGCGGAGGATTGGAAAGAATAACAGCCGTTTCCAATAATAATCCGGATGTTTTCTTAGCGGATTTATTTGAAATCCCGATTTCAATCATTGAGAAAGTTTCCAACAAAAAATATGACGAATCGGAAAAAACCATAAAAGCTTTTCGCGTTATTTTAGACCACATTAGAGCATCTGTCTTTTTAATTTCCGACGGAGCTGTCCCCTCCAATAAAGATCAGGGATATTTCACAAGGCGCCTTGTCAGAAGGGCGATATGTTTTGGAAATGATATCGGAATTTTAAGCGATATTTGCGCCGAAGTCGGCAGGTCTTTTATTGAAGAATATAAGGAAATTTATCCCGAGCTGGAGAAGAACAAAGAAGCTATTTTAAAAGAATTGACCGGGGAAGAAGATAAATTTAAGATAACGCTGGAAAAGGGACTAAAGAAATTTAACGAGATGCTGGGGAAAAACGGATCAGAAGAAATTTCAAGCCATGATGTTTTTGATTTGTACCAGACCTACGGTTTTCCCTTTGAAATGACCAAGGAACTGGCAAAAGAAAAAGGAATTATAGTGAGCGATGAAGATTTCAAAAAGTGGATTGAGGAACATCAGGAAGTTTCGCGGAAGGGAGCGGAGAAGAAGTTTAAGGGCGGACTGGCTGATTCCGGCGAAGAAACCAGAAGACTTCATACAGCCACTCATTTATTGCAATCTGCTTTGAGGCGAGTTTTGGGAGAAGGCATTTTTCAAAAGGGGAGCAATATCACCTCCGAGAGACTAAGATTCGATTTTTCTTATGGAGAAAAAATGACCGAAGAACGAATAAAAGAAGTTGAAAGAATTGTTAATGAATGGATAAAGCAAGATATAGAAGTTGTCTGCGAGGAATTGTCTTATGAGAGCGCTAAGGAGAAAGGGGCGACGGGCTTGTTTGAAGATAAATATAGCGATATCGTTAAAGTATATAGCATCGGTGATGCGTCTTGTGAGATATGCGGCGGTCCTCATGCTAAGAGAACTTCGGAATTGGGAATTTTTAAAATTATAAAAGAGGAATCATCAAGTTCCGGCATCCGCCGTATTAAAGCAATTATCAGTAAATAA
- the galT gene encoding galactose-1-phosphate uridylyltransferase has product MTKSKKEKNSASELRYDLVNNDWVVISKKRTKKWSEFENGKKRKKVLSKDCFFCHIETQNTPTLIFAGGKEIPFKQGDKIPKNWTTVCFPNKFPAFEADLELETKRVGKFFSVMSALGFHEVVATRDHNKPLALLPIERVRELIDVYQSRYLKLMEYDFVNYIFIFQNHGPEAGASVYHPHSQIITTFLVDQDLAKTTSQAKEYSEKNKGCIYCEINKWEREQKERVVFENEHFIAICPFAYKSAFQVIISPQKHLSYFEKITEEEKNGLAEVFKKVLTMIYKGLNNPSYNFYLHTSPCDGKNHDSYHWHWTILPKTYKWAGFELGAKMEILGISPEEAAAFLRKQK; this is encoded by the coding sequence ATGACAAAAAGTAAAAAAGAAAAAAATTCTGCGTCGGAGCTCCGTTACGATTTGGTTAATAATGACTGGGTCGTTATCAGCAAGAAAAGAACTAAGAAATGGAGCGAGTTTGAGAACGGCAAAAAAAGAAAAAAAGTTCTAAGCAAGGATTGTTTTTTTTGCCACATTGAAACGCAAAATACCCCAACGCTTATTTTCGCCGGCGGAAAGGAGATTCCTTTTAAGCAGGGAGATAAAATTCCAAAAAATTGGACAACGGTTTGTTTTCCTAATAAATTTCCGGCCTTTGAAGCGGATTTAGAATTGGAAACAAAAAGGGTCGGGAAATTTTTCAGTGTTATGTCGGCGCTTGGTTTTCATGAAGTCGTCGCCACAAGGGACCATAATAAGCCATTGGCTCTTCTGCCGATTGAAAGAGTCAGGGAATTGATTGACGTCTATCAGTCGCGTTATTTGAAATTAATGGAATACGATTTCGTTAATTACATTTTTATTTTTCAGAATCATGGTCCTGAAGCCGGAGCGTCAGTCTATCATCCTCACTCGCAAATTATCACTACTTTTTTAGTTGACCAAGATTTGGCCAAAACAACTTCGCAGGCGAAGGAGTATTCAGAAAAAAATAAGGGATGTATTTATTGCGAAATTAATAAATGGGAAAGAGAACAGAAGGAAAGGGTTGTTTTTGAAAACGAGCATTTTATAGCCATTTGTCCTTTTGCTTATAAGTCAGCTTTTCAGGTAATTATTTCTCCCCAAAAGCACCTTTCTTATTTTGAAAAAATAACCGAAGAGGAAAAAAATGGTTTGGCGGAAGTTTTTAAAAAAGTTTTGACTATGATTTATAAGGGCTTGAATAATCCTTCTTACAATTTTTATCTCCACACGTCTCCCTGCGATGGGAAAAATCACGATTCTTATCATTGGCATTGGACGATTTTGCCGAAGACATATAAGTGGGCCGGTTTTGAGCTCGGAGCAAAAATGGAAATTTTAGGAATCAGTCCGGAAGAAGCAGCCGCTTTCTTACGCAAACAAAAATGA